The genomic interval CTGATGCCGGTTTCCGACGTCCTGGTACGGCAGCGGAGCCAGACCCTGTCCGGCTCCGCCACCCCGACGTGCACGCCGGTGAGGTGACGGCGGTCCAGAGCGCGGTAACGGTGCACGTTGGCGTTGGTGACGTTCCCGTCCAGCCCGGCCTCCACCTCGATCCGCCCGCCCCACCCCTCGGCCACGAAGACCGTCCGCAAGGCTCCGATGTGCGGGTCGCCCATGTGGACCAGACGGCACTGCTCCACCCGCAACACGCGACCATCGACCGCCCGGTACCGGAAGGTCCGGGTCAGTGTGCCCTGCCGGAGATCGAGCACCTGCCGGTAGTCCGTGACCTCGCAGACGTCCGGCGTGAACCACGGCCCGGGCGAGCCGTCGGGAGACAGCAGCCGGAAGCGCAGGAGCAGCCAGTTCGGAAGGTTGACCAGATCCTCGTTCTCGATCTGGCGGCCCGCCACCGAGGAGACGAGGCGGTCGTAGCAGCCGGCCACGTAGGTGCCCGGGCAGTGGACCAGCCCTCCCCGGGATTCGGGCGCCGCGCCTCGTGTCGCGAAGTAGCCGTTCCCGAGCGTGTGGAGCGTCTCCCGCAAGGGCTCCGTGGTGGGGTCGTAGCCCTCGTACTCCCAGGTCCACTCCCCCATGGCCAGTCTCGCTTCCCGTTCCGGTTCAGGGGGCCGAACGCGGGCGCGGGCGGCTGTCGTCCGCCTGCTCGCGCAGTGCGCTCCGCGAGACGGGCCCGAGCAGGTCCGCCAGACGCTGCAGGGCGTCGGCGAAGAGGTCGTCGACGGTGAGGACGCCGACGAGCCGCCTGCTGTCGAATACCGCCAGGCGCCGGATGTCTTCGCGTCGGTACAGTCGGTAGGCGACGTCCAGATCGTCCGATGCGCTCACGGTGACCACGGGTGTGCTCATCAGGCGGATGACCGGCTCGTCCGACCCGGCGGCTTGTGCGACACTGCGCACCACGATGTCACGATCAGTGAGAATGCCACCCAAAATGTCACCCTCGGTGACCGCAACGCAGCCCACCGCCTCTTCCGCCATGAGCACGGCTGCCTCCGCTGCGGTGGCCTGGTGGCTCACCGTGATCGCGGGCGTGGTCATCAACGCCGACACTTTCATAGCCCGCCCTCCCTCCGGAGCGCCACGCGTTCAGGCCCCATCGGCCCCGCGCCTCAGTTGTGGGGGACGACGGCGACCGGGCACCGGGCGTGGTGCACGCACGCCTGTGCGACATTCCCCAGGCGTGGTGCCAAGGGCTGGTGGTGCCTGCGTCTACCGACCACCAGAAGACCGGCTCCTTCGGCCGCCCCGAGGGCGGCACGGGCAGGGCTTCCCAGCCGGACAGTGGTGGTCACCCTGACGTCCAGGTTGCGCTCGCGCCACGGCTGCACGGCCTGGGACAGCTTCTCCCCGGCCTCCTTGCTGATCTCGCCGGCCACGTCGGGATCGACGCCCCAGGGTGCGTAAGCCTGCACCGGCAACGGACAGCCATGCACGACGAGCAAGGGCACACCTCGTGCCGCAGCCGTCTCGAAGGCGAACTCCAGCATGCTGTCGCATGGGCCATGCAGACTGACGCCGACGACCACGCCCCCCTCGTCGGTACCGACGGGTGGTCGAGCCCCGGCTGCCGCGGACCGTACGAGTACCACCGGCCGTTCGGCCCTGCCTGCCACCTGAAGGCTGATGTCGCCCAGGAAGAAGCTCTCGACGCGTTCCAGACCCCGTGACCCCAGTACGACCATCGTTGAACTCTCAGCAGCCCGTAGCAGCGCGGTCTCGGGCTCTTCCGCCACCAGGTCCTCGATGACAGCGAGGTCATGGTGTCGCTCGTGCACGGCTGCCACAGCCGCCCTCACGATGCGCTTCGCCCAGTAGTTCTGATCCTGGTCGGCCGGAAGGCCGGTGGAAGGTTCGCCGGCCAGCAGGACCCAGGCATGCAGAAGGCGCAGGCCCAGTCCGCGGCGGTCCGCCTCGTCCGATGCCCAGAGGGCAGCCTCAAGGCTCTCGGGAGAACCGTCGAGCCCGACGGTGATGGATGCCGGCTCCATGGCGGGTCACCTCCGTGCGATCGACGTACGCCCTCCGAGCCCTCTGTGACTCGTCGTCCCCTCCAGCCTGAGTCCAGCCGGGCAGAACAGCCACTGGAGGCGCCCGAAGCCAAGGGTCAGTCTTCGAGGACCAGAACGTCAGAGACTGGGCGCCGGGGTGTAGCCGGGCCCTGCGGTCCGTAGCCGAGACGCAGGATCATCTGTACCTGGCCGGTACCGGTGAGGGGGTCGCGCAGGGGCCAGCGCAGGTCGGGCCATTCCAGTGCCTGGGTAGAGAACGAGGTGGCCAGGCCCTTGAGGGTGGCGAGGAGCAGGACGCGCTGCATGGCCTGCCCCGCGCGCAGCCAATGCAGCGGTTCGTCGCCGTCCGTGCTGAGCACGGCAAGATGCGGCTCGTCCTCGAAGGGCGTTGTTCCGCGATCGGCCACCGGCTTCCCGCCCGAGAAGTCGCGCATCGGTGCCCGTCCGCCGTGCTTGCGCGGACCGAAGGCGTACTCCGGAACCCCGTCCGTCGCCGTGTCCGCTTCGCCGGCGCCGATCCGCGTCCATTGGGCGAGGTCCTGCTCACTGCCCTGGTCGGTGAGGTTTCGCGCTTCGGCTTCCTCGGCCAGTTCCTCCACCCAGCGCGACTGCCAGGACTCGGGGAAGGAGAGCACGGCTCCTTCCCGTTGCGCGGCGTCTACGAGAGCAGTGCGTACGTTCTCCGGAATCGCCTTTTCGGCGAACGGGTACCGGCTGGTGTGCCGCTGGTGGATCGCGGACCCGAGCAGCCTGAGCCCAATGTCCTCACCGTCCTCGGACGGTGCCGTGTGGACAAGAGCCAGCAAGGCGGTGTCCTGGGAGGCGGGCAACAGTGCGACGTCCGATTGGAAGCCGGCCGTCGCGAGGGCGACGCGAAGGTTGAAGAGGGCGGCTCCGCATCCGATGTGCAGGGCTCGGCCGTCGGGGTCGGAGTGGGGCATGACCCGCTCCGGGTCCGCGTACAGACGGAACGTGCCGTTTCCCCGTGAGTACCGGAAACGCCAGGGCTGTGCGTTGTGCATGGAGGGGGCAGCCACTGCCTCACCGACCAGCTCCGTCACTTGGTCGTCGTCCAAGGTGGGTGATGCTGTCACCGGGATCTCCCTTCCAGCAGGGGCCGGCGGCGACACCGGCTCTCTCCCATCCTCTCTCTTCCAGGTTGGATGTGGCGTGAGCAGGATTACGCCTGTTCCAGGCCGCGGCCCAGTTGGCATAACGGAGGCGCCCGCCCAGAGTGCGTGGGCGCGAGATCATTGCCACGCGTGACAGCACCGGCGACATTTCCGGCCCAGACCCTGTGGTCAGAGGTCACGCATCCGAGCGTCGTACTCGGCATGCGGCTCCAGCCCGACGGCTGCACGCAGCAGGACAAGCGCCTCCTCCTGGAACTCGCGGTGTTCGTCAGGTCAGGCCGCTGCCGAGGCGTGGTGCCGCCTTGGCCACTGGTCATTCGGACACCTCCGTAAGTCTTCGCGGAGAGACTTTCCGGTCACGGCACGGCTGTCCATGTCCATGGGCGTGCGCCCTTGCGGCCACGGAGGCAGTCGACGCGGTGTTGTGCCTCGGCGCGGGCGTGTGGGTGTTCATCGGCGATCTGGAGGGCGAAGGTGACCATGCGCAGTTCCCGGATGCCTGCCAGTACCGGGTAGCCGGGCCACGAGGTCACGTCCATGCCGTACGTGGCGCAGAAGTCCTCGTACTCAGGCACGGTGACAGTGGCGGTCGTGATGCGCTTCACCGCTGTGGAAACCAGGTCCCATTCCGGGGGGCCATAGCAGGTGTTCTCCAGATCGAGGAGGTACGCGATGCCGTCGGCGTCGACAGCGACGTTGCCGTCCCAGGCGTCGCCGTGCAGAGCACAGAACGGCAGACCGGACGGGAGCCGTGCGAAGTCCGCACTGAGCCGGTCGGCGTGGTCTTGGAGCCAGCTCCGGTCGTCCGGGGTGAGGATGCCGGCTTCGGCGATCCGGCGCTTTGGTTTGGTAAGGGGATCCAACGGCCGCAGGCCAAGGGAGCCGGGAGGGCTGAGCGCGTGCATCTGCTTCAGCAGCCGGGCGATATCACCTGCGGTACCCGGTTGGTGGGGAGGCAGTTCGGCCCAGAACGTCACCGGTCGACCAGCAGCGAGGACAGGTTCGTCGGTGACGGCCGGCCGAACCGTGCTGATCCCGTTGGCGGTGAGCCAGCGGGCCACGGCCAGTTCGCGTTCGGCTACAGCTCGACCGTCGGGGCGACCGATGCGGGCGACGATCCGACCGGTCAGTCGCCAGATGGCATTCCCCGCTATCCGGATCGGCTCCGCCCCCACAGCGGAAAGGCCGGCCCGGCGGCAGGCTTCCTCCAGGACGCGACGGGACTGGATGACGACGGCGCTCACGCGTTGATCGCCTCCTGGATACGCTCTCGCAGCTGCACGACCTCCGGGATGGCCCGGTGCCGGTACCCGAGGGCTGCGAGTTCCCGCAGCCCGTCTGCTGCCCGCCTAGAACGCATCTGCCCCACATCCTCAAGGGCCAGTTCTCCCATGGCGACGGCCTCGCGCGGGTCGCCGACGGCCATGTTCAAGGCGGCGAGCTTCGTGCGGGACATCGCCCGCGATCGCACGTAAGCATCGGTGTGGAGCTTCACCGCGGTGTCGAAGCGTTCGACGGCTGTCGGCTGATGGTGACCGGCGAGGGCGATGTCGTACAGGGCGTGCCCGGTGTCGCCCTGGTGCTGGGCCTCGTCGTAGTAGGCCATCCACGGCGGATCGGCCTCCGGGACACGGCGGGAGAATGCCTCATCTGCTGCGCCGATTGCCTTGAGGGCGGCTTCGGTGTCGCCGAGCTTGGCGTAGGCGCGGGCACGGGCGGTGTGGAGCATGGCGAGCTCGGTGGCAGTGAGTCGTTCGGAGCGGGCAAGGCCGAGTTCTGCATGGGTTAACCCGGTGTCCGCGTCGCCGAGCCAGATGGCCTGCCGGGCCCGGAAGCTGTAGATCTTCGCACGCAGGTGCCACTCCCCGGCTTCCTCGGCGCAGGCGGCGGCGAACGCGAACACACGGCGAGCGTCGTCGTGTGCATAGGCGTCGAAGTCTGTGGCGCCGACAACCATGCCTAGGCGGGCGGCGGCAGCGAACAAATGAGGTCGGATCTTCTCCGGGCAACGGCACTCGAGGAGGGCGGAAGCCCACTTCAGCTGCGCTGTGGCGACTTGGCGGACGATGCCGCCCCCACCGTAGGCGTTGTCCCAACCGGAGACGACGTTTGCAGCGTCCTGGATCTGCTCGATGTCCTGGAGGCGCACCACGGCCGGAAGCTGTGCGGGCTCAGTGGGGGCGAGCAGGTGGGAGAAGGGAGAGGCCGCTATCGCGGAAACGCCCCCGGCGGTGAGGAAAGAACGGCGTCGCACATCACTCCAGTTGTCGCGCAGTGTCTCGTCGTCGAGTGACAGCATGACCGACTCCGGAACACCCGTACGACCGGCGCCTGTCCTGCCCTTGGTTTTGTACGCATCATGCCGTTCGTTGTCCGCTTCGGCTTCGGCATAGGGGCACATCCACTCCAGGATTCCGCCGGTGTCCAGAGCGGCGTCGAGAAGGCGCGCCAGCGGTTTCCGGCACAGCCGCTCACCCTTTTCGATCTTTCCGATCTGGTTGCCGCTGACGTGGACCAGGTGGCCGAGCCGCGTCTGTGTCAAGCGCCGGACCATGCGCCAGTGGCGGAGGTGAGCGCCGAATCGTTCTCTGACCGATCCGGTCGGGTTCAGTTCCTTCGGCGGCTGCGGCATCGCGTCTCCTCAATCGTCCACGCCGTTGATGCGTACACCCGGGAGCCGTACGCATCCGCCGCTATCACGGATGTGGCGGCGACGTGCAGTATCCGTGCCCAGGAGCATGGCCCAACGCCACAGGATTCTTCCGGTATTTGGGCAGTTCCTTCCATCCTCCGTACGCAAGACGGCGGGCCAATCGTCTGGAAACGATGGACGACGGTGGCCCGCCGAGCCCACAGGACCGCTCAGGCTGGAGCCTCCCCATGCCCGCCTTCCCCGGCACCGCTATGTCCGTTCCCGCCACCAACGCCGAGCAGAACCGCGATAGCACCACCGAATCCCCCGCCGGAGCCCGCTACAGGCAAGCGCACGGCGACGCGATGAGCTGGGCCGCCCACGACTACGAGGTGTACTACGATCTCGCCCGCGCGATGCCCTTCCCCGACCTCGGTCCCGGTGAGACCCGGTGAACGGGCAAGCGGTTCCGGCCGCCCTACGCGGCCATCTCCTGTCGCATCCGGTCCAGTGCGTCGCCCGCGGCGGCCCGGACCTCCGGCAGCCGTTGGCCGGCGGCCCGCATGATGCGCTGCAACTGGTGCGGCAGCCGCTGTATCGCCGCTTCGCCCACCGCGGCGTTCAAGGCTTCGGCTGCCCCGATGTGGTCAGTGCCGATCAAGCGAACCTGAGCAACGGTGACCAGCTCGATCACCCGCCACTGCGGCGCCACCGTGGTCGTCAGGGTCGGCTGCTCCTCCACAAGTCGTATGGCGGCTCGTGCGCGGTCGGTGTCCAGAAGCCCGCGCAAACGGATCTCGTGGAGCGAAAACGGGTTGAACAACGAGGTGTTCCCGACCGTGCCGACAAGGCTGTCCGCCTCGCACATCACCGAGTCGAACAGCTCCCGGTCACCGAGCGCGCCCGCCGCGCGGGCCAGGAGCGGCAGTACGGCGGCCCGGTCGTCGACGGTGGGGGCGATGGCGATCGCGTGGCGCAGGCGCTCGACGGCGGCACCATGGATGCCGGCCTTGCGCAGCTCATTGCCGTGCATGCGCAAGATGCCGGAGAGCAGGGCTGGATCGTCACCGAGACGGCGGGCCGCTTCCAGACTCCGGGCGGTCCATCGGGCCGCGGTGGCCAGGCGTTCCTCGGGCAGCACGTTGCCGAGGGCGACGCCCAGGCCGACCCGGGCGCGGGCGAGAAGCCGTACGACGTCGCGTTCACTGTGGCCGTCTTCGACGCGGGCCTCGAGGCGGGCGACCAGCGGCCACAGCTCGGCGACGGCCTCGGAGGCGTGGCCGGACTGGCGGGCGATCTCCGCCAGACGCACGGTGGACTCGCCGAACTGCAACATCGCCCGGTGATCCGTGTCGGCGAAGTCGGTCACGCCGAGGACGTGTGGTGGCAGTCCGAGGCGTTCCGCGACGCGGCGCCGCGAGCCGACGTCCTCCAGCGACCGCTTGCCCAGCTCCAGGGCCGAGACGTACGTCTTGTCGTAGCCCAGCAGCTCGCCGAGCTCGGTCTGGTTGAGCTGGTGCACCGCACGGTGGAAACGCAGAATCGCCCCCAGGTCGCGGGTGGCGAGGATGTCCTCGGCCTGCGGAGTCGTCCAATGCCACACCACATGCCGGGCAGCCGGCCGGGGCGCCGGAAGCGTCATGTCATCACCCGCGGCGCTCGATCAGCTGTGCCGCTGGCCGTACCAGGCAGCAACCGCACGCTTGTACCCATCCGGCATGTTCAGGCCGGGTACCTCCTCGGCCGTGAACAGACCGATCTCCTTGTGCTCGTGGCTGATGACCGGTGCCTGGTACGGGGTGAGCACGATGCAGCCGTAGGTCACGATCAGAACGCGCCGGCCGGGGATCGGCTCGTAGATCCACACGCCGCCGTCGATGAGCGGGCCCGTCTTCACTTCCCAGCCCGCCTCCTCGAACAGCTCCCGCTCGACCGTCGTCTCCGGGCTGTCGTCACCGACTTCGAGGCGGCCGCCAGGCAGCTCCCACTCCTGGCGCTCGTTCTTCAGCAGCAACACACGCTGACGGCTGCCGATGGCGACGGCCTTGACGGAGACGGGCCAGGTCGGGGGCCTGTAGATCATCGCTGTCCTTCGCGGTGCATCGCCGGTCCAAGGGGCGTGCGGAACATAGCACGCGGCTCCCAACTCGCTGACGTCTTGAGCGGATTGTCCGAGTCGACAATCCGTCGCTGTACGGGGCCGCCCCCTGCCCTCGACTCTGACCGCACTGTCCCCGCCGAAAGGAGCGCGCCGATGCGCGAGGCCCAGCCGTTCACGGCCCACTACGTCGACATCCAGTCGCCGCGGGCCGAAGAGGTGGTCCGGGAGCGTTTACGCGACACCGGACTGATCACCCTCAGCGGCTTCACCTCCCGCACCGTCTTCCGCGAATTCGCGGCCCGGATCATGGACATCACCCCGCACCGCGACAGCGACCCCGACGGACTGACCGTTATCCGCGACACCCGCCGTCACACCCACCTTGCCGGATACGGGGGTTTCGGCAACTGCGAGCTGGCCCCGCACACCGAACGTTCCGGTGTCCCGAACCCGCCCCGGCTCATGCTGCTGGTCTGCGGCACGCCCGCCCTCTACGGAGGCGACTGCCTGCTGACTGACGGCCGTTCCGTCTACACCGACATCACGGCACGCCGCCGAGAAGCCATCATGGCCCTGAGCAAGCCGCGCACTGCGTTCTTCGGCGGCGGAGACGGCCACGCCACACAGGTCTTCACCGAACACCCGGACGGCCGGGTCTCCGTGCGGCTGAGGCTCGACGGGCACGCGCGTTTCAGTCCCACCGTGCAGACGTACCTGCCATACCTCCGAAGCGCGCTCACGACCTACCAAATCCGCCTCCCGCTCGGCGCCGGACAGGGCTACCTCCTCGACAACGAACGCTGGCTCCACGCCCGAGAAGCCTTCACGGGCAGCCGCCTGTGCTGGCGCGCTCTCGGCGAACCCCGCTTCCGCCTCCCCACCGGCTTCGCTCCCGCGTCGCGGTCTGCAATCACGCCGACCACAGCCGGCCCAGTGGTCGCGTGATGCGAGCCGCCGAGATCGTCACCCACAGATGGCGCACTGCCCGATGGATCTTCTCCCGGGCCAGGTCACACGAATGCCCCATCGATGCCGAGAGCATCATGGGCACGATCCGCGTCACCCTTGACAGGTTGCCGCCGGCCGCCTCCGCCGAACTCATCAAACTCGCCGCAGACGACCCCACCATGACGCCACAACAACTCATCACGGTCTGCCGCCGCGCCCTTCGAGACCTCACCGCCGTGCGGCTACGGCGGCACCATGCACACCACGGACCGCCGGCCCCGCCTGTACGTTCCTCCCGGCCCCCGACACAACGCTCCGTGACTCGCCCACCCCCGAAGATCGCCCCGGTGAACCCTTTCGGGCCCGGCTACTCAGCCCCGCGTGCACCGACATCGAGTTCGTCGCGGTAGTTCATGCACCATCCGCCACCGCCACACGTGGGATCGCGCACCAATTACGCGCCGGCATACCCGAGACGGAAAAGAGGGACGGCCCGTTCGAGGTCCTTCTCCGTACGAAGGCGCACCTCCAACGGGCCCGTACCGTGATGCCCGACATTCGTCACATCGCGAGTGAAACCGGGGATCAGATCCACCTTGCCCGGGTCAGCATTCAGATAGATAAGGACATGCTGCTTATGCATGCGGCTGACACAGGCGAAATTCCGCAGTCTCCGGTAGGCGCGATATTGCTTACGGTCCACCTGGGTCACGTCATCGCCGAGGGAGACCAAGACCTCGTCGACGGCCGATCTCAGCTCTTCGGCCACACCACCGAAGTGCCGACCCGGACGAGCGCCGGCCCGCCGAGGACGTGGCTGGCGGTCCCGTCCCGTGACGGAGGCGACCGGCTCAAGCGCGAGCAGGTCGCCGCCGAAGTACCGGTAGCGGACCAGGTCGATCGTGCGCTGGATCTCCCCGATGGCATGGGCGTCGTAGCGTGTGAAGTCCTCAGCGATGCAGATCAGCCTGGGATCGTTCCACAGCACCTGGGCCGCGGCGGCTGCGCCGAGGCGCTCGCGGACCAGGTGCTGGAACTCGGCCTTGTGGTCAATCAGCCACGACAGGTAGAAGAGCCCCTGGTTGATCACACCTGCGTCCTGGCCGCGCTTGTACTCAATGATCACGGGCGCCCCGTTCTCATCAAGCCCGAGGGAGTCGATCCGGCCTCCGTGCCGTGGTCCCGTGCTGTACTCGCTGGCCAGGAAGCGCACGCCGAGGAAGGTCTCCATGTGCTGCTCGACCAGCTCCTGCAGACATCGCTCGCGCGCTACCGGTCGCGCAGGAATCTCCTCCGCGCCGCCCGCCCCGACGTTGAACAACTTCAGACCTGACACGTCCACCCCTTCTTGCCTCCGCCTGCCTTAACAGCCGACGGAGGCAAGATTGTTTCCCGCTGCATGCTGGCCTGCAATCCGATTGCCGTGAACGTGGGGCATGCGGTCCCACCGTGCACGCATCCCGCAGGTTGTCAGTGGGCAGCGCAGCCTCCTGCGGCTGGCGCGCCGCCATCCGAAGCCGTCGCCTCTCCGAGAAGCAGCGCGCGCTTTATAACAGACATTCGCCGGTTATCCCAACCGACTGCGGTCAAGAAACTGGTCCTGTGCGCGTGTTCTCCGTCAGAGAATGCGCCCCCGCTTGAGTGGACTCTTCCGCGAGGTCGACCCAGTGTTGTGTCTCGCCGGAACCAGCCGATCAGCGATCGGAAACTCTCGCGGAATTCGCCTTGCACAGATCCTCGTTCAACCGCAGGAAGACCATGCCCGACCGCGCTACACCGCACATATCCCCTGCCTCCAGCAAAGAGACTTCGGTCGACTCTCTGACCGCCAGTTGGTACACCACGGAAGAAGTTGCCCAGCTCCTCAAGCGCGATCCCTCCACCCTCCGCCGGTGGCGCACCGCGCGCCCTCCGCAGGGGCCGCCTTTCGTGCAACTGTCGCAGCGCGCTGTGATGTACAGCGCGCTCGACCTTCAGCAGTGGCTCGCCAGCCGCCGAATCGACCCGGCGCAGGCCGCCTGATGCAGAAGCAGATGCCGCCGATCGGCGTCAAGCTGTCGGTGGACGTGGAATACCGTGAGGGGTTCCCCAATCCCCATCGCGCCCGCGTCAGATGGTTCGACCCCGAATCCGGTCAGCGCCTCTCCCGCTCGCGGATGCTGCCCACGGACGACGAAGCCCAGTCCTGGGTTGACCGGATGGAGCGCATCGCGCAGCGCGGCGTGAGTCCCGCCGTGGCGACGATGTCGCTTGCCGAATACGGCGAGTTGGAATGGGACCTGGCCATGCGTGGCCTGGAGCCCAAGACCATGGACCCTTACGGGGCGGGCTGGCGGTTGCGCGTCGTCCCGGCGATCGGGCACCTCGAAGTGCCCGTCATCACCAACGGTGTTGTCGACCGCACCGTCTACGGCTGGATCGCCGACGGTCACGGCCGCTCGACGGTCAAGAACTCCATCGCCCCGCTGAACCGGGTCATGGAGCAGGCCGTCCGCGACGGCATCATCGACGTCAACCCCGCCAAGATCACCGGCTGGCAGAGGACGTACCAGCAGGTCGAGGACGAACTCGACGACCCCCGCTCCCTGGCCCTGCGTGACTGGGACGCCCTCGACGACCTGGCCAACGCCCTCGTCGAGCGTTCCCACGACCAGTACCTGGGCTGGGGCGATGTCGTCCGGTTCTCCGCCTGCACCGCCGCCCGCATCGGCGAGGTCTCCGGTGTCCGCGCCCAGGACATCGACCGCCGCACCTGGACCTGGGAGTGCTGCCGCCAGACCACCCCCGGGCCCGGCGGCCTCATCGACAAGGGCACCAAGGGCAAAAGACGCCGGGCGGTCCCCCTCATCCCCGAGATCCGGCCCATGGTCAGTGCCCGCCTCGACGCAGTGGGGCACGACCCCATGGCCCGGATCTTCACCGGGCCGCGCGGCGGGCGGATCACCACGGCCATCCTGCGCGACGCCACCCACTGGGACGAGGTCGTCGTCCGACTCGGCTACGAACACCTGCGCCGCCACGACCTCCGGCACACCGGACTGACGTGGATGGCGGACGCCGGCATCCCCGTCCACGTCCTCCGCATGATCGCCGGACACGGCTCGATCACCACCACCCAGCGGTACCTCAACCCTCGGGAATTGCATCAGGTGGGCGAGAAGTTGCAGGTCACCAGGTCGCGGCGAGGGCTTGAAGGACTCTGTGGCTTCTGCGACCTAGCCGCCTGACCAGGCATGTTGCCGATCTCATCCCTCCTGATGCATGATCCTCCCTCCAGAAGGGATGGTCTGGAGTGGTGCATCAGCGCAAGGTGGCCCTGGCCGGGTCGGCCCAACTGGAGCTCGTCTCCGGGGTGGTCCAGCTGCGCCCCGAGGACGCGATGTTCGACGCGATGCTGCGGGGCTGGCGTGCTCAGCAGAAGTCGCGAGGGCTGAGGGACGACACGATCGAACCGCGGGAACGACTCATACGCCGGTTCCTGGAGTTCGCGAACGAGTACCCGTGGCAGTGGACGCCGGCCCACATGGACGAGTGGTCGGTCTCGTTGACCGGTGAGAAGCATCTGGCGCCGTCAACGATCCGTAGCTACCAGGGCACCGTGCGGCTGTTCAGCGAGTTCCTCATCGACGGCCGCTACGGCTGGGGCCCTGCCTGCGAGGAAGCCTTCGGCACCTTCCCGGTGGCGGTCTGCCATGAGTGGAACACCATCGCCCACCTCAACGACTACGAGGGTGACCCGGAGGCGAAGCCGTTCACCCGGGAACAGCTGCAGCTCTTCCTCGACTACGCCGACGACCAGGTCGAACGAGCCCTGCGGGCGAAACGTAAGGGCGCCCTGGCGGCCTACCGCGATGCCACTCTCTTCAAGGTGATCTACGGGTGGGGGCTTCGCCGGACCGAGACCTCCAAGCTCGATGTGGTCGACTTCGGACGCAACCCGCAGGCCCGGCAGTTCGGCCGGTACGGCACGCTCAACGTCCGCTACGGCAAGGCCAAGAAGGGCCAGCCGCCGCGGCGCCGGAACGTCTTGTCGGTGATGGACTGGGCCGTCGAGGCGGTCGCCGACTACGTCGAGAAC from Streptomyces albireticuli carries:
- a CDS encoding CBS domain-containing protein; this encodes MKVSALMTTPAITVSHQATAAEAAVLMAEEAVGCVAVTEGDILGGILTDRDIVVRSVAQAAGSDEPVIRLMSTPVVTVSASDDLDVAYRLYRREDIRRLAVFDSRRLVGVLTVDDLFADALQRLADLLGPVSRSALREQADDSRPRPRSAP
- a CDS encoding universal stress protein, whose translation is MEPASITVGLDGSPESLEAALWASDEADRRGLGLRLLHAWVLLAGEPSTGLPADQDQNYWAKRIVRAAVAAVHERHHDLAVIEDLVAEEPETALLRAAESSTMVVLGSRGLERVESFFLGDISLQVAGRAERPVVLVRSAAAGARPPVGTDEGGVVVGVSLHGPCDSMLEFAFETAAARGVPLLVVHGCPLPVQAYAPWGVDPDVAGEISKEAGEKLSQAVQPWRERNLDVRVTTTVRLGSPARAALGAAEGAGLLVVGRRRHHQPLAPRLGNVAQACVHHARCPVAVVPHN
- a CDS encoding Acg family FMN-binding oxidoreductase → MDDDQVTELVGEAVAAPSMHNAQPWRFRYSRGNGTFRLYADPERVMPHSDPDGRALHIGCGAALFNLRVALATAGFQSDVALLPASQDTALLALVHTAPSEDGEDIGLRLLGSAIHQRHTSRYPFAEKAIPENVRTALVDAAQREGAVLSFPESWQSRWVEELAEEAEARNLTDQGSEQDLAQWTRIGAGEADTATDGVPEYAFGPRKHGGRAPMRDFSGGKPVADRGTTPFEDEPHLAVLSTDGDEPLHWLRAGQAMQRVLLLATLKGLATSFSTQALEWPDLRWPLRDPLTGTGQVQMILRLGYGPQGPATPRRPVSDVLVLED
- a CDS encoding phosphotransferase enzyme family protein; translated protein: MSAVVIQSRRVLEEACRRAGLSAVGAEPIRIAGNAIWRLTGRIVARIGRPDGRAVAERELAVARWLTANGISTVRPAVTDEPVLAAGRPVTFWAELPPHQPGTAGDIARLLKQMHALSPPGSLGLRPLDPLTKPKRRIAEAGILTPDDRSWLQDHADRLSADFARLPSGLPFCALHGDAWDGNVAVDADGIAYLLDLENTCYGPPEWDLVSTAVKRITTATVTVPEYEDFCATYGMDVTSWPGYPVLAGIRELRMVTFALQIADEHPHARAEAQHRVDCLRGRKGARPWTWTAVP
- a CDS encoding helix-turn-helix transcriptional regulator; this translates as MPQPPKELNPTGSVRERFGAHLRHWRMVRRLTQTRLGHLVHVSGNQIGKIEKGERLCRKPLARLLDAALDTGGILEWMCPYAEAEADNERHDAYKTKGRTGAGRTGVPESVMLSLDDETLRDNWSDVRRRSFLTAGGVSAIAASPFSHLLAPTEPAQLPAVVRLQDIEQIQDAANVVSGWDNAYGGGGIVRQVATAQLKWASALLECRCPEKIRPHLFAAAARLGMVVGATDFDAYAHDDARRVFAFAAACAEEAGEWHLRAKIYSFRARQAIWLGDADTGLTHAELGLARSERLTATELAMLHTARARAYAKLGDTEAALKAIGAADEAFSRRVPEADPPWMAYYDEAQHQGDTGHALYDIALAGHHQPTAVERFDTAVKLHTDAYVRSRAMSRTKLAALNMAVGDPREAVAMGELALEDVGQMRSRRAADGLRELAALGYRHRAIPEVVQLRERIQEAINA
- a CDS encoding helix-turn-helix domain-containing protein yields the protein MTLPAPRPAARHVVWHWTTPQAEDILATRDLGAILRFHRAVHQLNQTELGELLGYDKTYVSALELGKRSLEDVGSRRRVAERLGLPPHVLGVTDFADTDHRAMLQFGESTVRLAEIARQSGHASEAVAELWPLVARLEARVEDGHSERDVVRLLARARVGLGVALGNVLPEERLATAARWTARSLEAARRLGDDPALLSGILRMHGNELRKAGIHGAAVERLRHAIAIAPTVDDRAAVLPLLARAAGALGDRELFDSVMCEADSLVGTVGNTSLFNPFSLHEIRLRGLLDTDRARAAIRLVEEQPTLTTTVAPQWRVIELVTVAQVRLIGTDHIGAAEALNAAVGEAAIQRLPHQLQRIMRAAGQRLPEVRAAAGDALDRMRQEMAA
- a CDS encoding NUDIX hydrolase, with the protein product MIYRPPTWPVSVKAVAIGSRQRVLLLKNERQEWELPGGRLEVGDDSPETTVERELFEEAGWEVKTGPLIDGGVWIYEPIPGRRVLIVTYGCIVLTPYQAPVISHEHKEIGLFTAEEVPGLNMPDGYKRAVAAWYGQRHS
- a CDS encoding TauD/TfdA family dioxygenase produces the protein MREAQPFTAHYVDIQSPRAEEVVRERLRDTGLITLSGFTSRTVFREFAARIMDITPHRDSDPDGLTVIRDTRRHTHLAGYGGFGNCELAPHTERSGVPNPPRLMLLVCGTPALYGGDCLLTDGRSVYTDITARRREAIMALSKPRTAFFGGGDGHATQVFTEHPDGRVSVRLRLDGHARFSPTVQTYLPYLRSALTTYQIRLPLGAGQGYLLDNERWLHAREAFTGSRLCWRALGEPRFRLPTGFAPASRSAITPTTAGPVVA
- a CDS encoding DUF5655 domain-containing protein; its protein translation is MSGLKLFNVGAGGAEEIPARPVARERCLQELVEQHMETFLGVRFLASEYSTGPRHGGRIDSLGLDENGAPVIIEYKRGQDAGVINQGLFYLSWLIDHKAEFQHLVRERLGAAAAAQVLWNDPRLICIAEDFTRYDAHAIGEIQRTIDLVRYRYFGGDLLALEPVASVTGRDRQPRPRRAGARPGRHFGGVAEELRSAVDEVLVSLGDDVTQVDRKQYRAYRRLRNFACVSRMHKQHVLIYLNADPGKVDLIPGFTRDVTNVGHHGTGPLEVRLRTEKDLERAVPLFRLGYAGA